One window from the genome of Myxococcales bacterium encodes:
- a CDS encoding TraR/DksA C4-type zinc finger protein, with product MTTTATKGLSKKELKQFQDLLVEKREGVLERARKTLTEDMTLDPNDLADEMDLASSESLQSFEFRLRGRDKSLLTKVELALRKIDQGTFGICELCEEAIGKKRLEARPETTLCIRCKEEQEREERTFG from the coding sequence GTGACCACAACAGCGACTAAAGGACTCTCAAAGAAGGAACTCAAGCAGTTCCAGGATCTCCTCGTAGAAAAGCGAGAGGGCGTGCTGGAACGGGCACGCAAGACGCTTACGGAGGATATGACGCTTGACCCCAACGACCTCGCGGATGAGATGGATCTCGCCTCTAGCGAGTCGCTGCAATCGTTTGAATTTCGTTTGCGCGGGCGCGACAAGTCCTTGCTGACCAAAGTCGAGCTGGCGCTGCGCAAGATTGACCAAGGCACCTTTGGCATTTGCGAGTTATGCGAGGAAGCGATTGGCAAAAAGCGCCTCGAGGCTCGCCCGGAAACCACGCTCTGCATCCGTTGTAAAGAGGAGCAAGAGCGCGAAGAACGCACGTTCGGCTAA
- a CDS encoding alpha/beta hydrolase encodes MLLDGIGCDGFIWRHLKAHFAPRFVLHPHYRGHGRSGRPSDLASASVSQLAADAELMLDNFGVTKVVVLGHSMGVQVALELARRAPHRVVGLGLLCGAPGHMLDGMFGRHDWDERTKQLQGVVQRHAGLVKLASRLVVPTRLTFELARRLEIHPELVDYEDFLPYLIGITHTDMEFFFALLREAMAHDATDVLPTLHDVPTVVIAGLRDRMIHAARSEAMAAQIPSAHYVAIEDGSHVTPIERAERVNDAIAALLSRVEQN; translated from the coding sequence TTGTTGCTCGATGGCATTGGCTGTGATGGCTTTATCTGGCGCCACCTAAAGGCCCATTTCGCGCCGCGCTTCGTCTTGCACCCGCATTATCGCGGGCATGGTAGATCCGGTCGGCCCAGCGACCTCGCCAGCGCGAGCGTGTCGCAGCTGGCCGCCGACGCCGAGCTCATGCTCGACAACTTCGGGGTCACCAAGGTCGTCGTGCTTGGCCATTCGATGGGCGTGCAGGTGGCGCTTGAGCTGGCGCGCCGCGCGCCGCACCGCGTGGTTGGCCTTGGCCTCTTGTGCGGGGCACCGGGGCACATGCTCGACGGCATGTTTGGCCGCCATGATTGGGATGAACGCACCAAGCAGTTGCAGGGCGTGGTGCAAAGGCATGCGGGCCTGGTGAAGTTGGCGTCGCGGTTGGTGGTGCCGACGCGACTGACGTTCGAACTCGCAAGGCGGCTGGAGATTCACCCCGAGCTCGTCGATTACGAGGATTTTTTGCCGTATCTCATCGGCATCACGCACACCGATATGGAGTTTTTTTTCGCGCTCTTGCGGGAGGCCATGGCGCACGATGCGACGGACGTGCTGCCAACGCTGCACGACGTCCCGACCGTGGTCATCGCAGGCCTGCGCGATCGCATGATCCACGCGGCGCGCAGCGAAGCGATGGCGGCACAAATCCCAAGCGCGCACTATGTCGCGATCGAAGACGGCTCGCACGTGACGCCCATCGAGCGCGCCGAGCGAGTGAATGACGCGATCGCGGCGCTGCTGTCGCGGGTCGAGCAAAACTAA
- a CDS encoding PilZ domain-containing protein — protein MQQRQHPRFSVHLPLVIGTTGPGTARHAVRTKDISLGGACLHADSDFPVGTALTLYVPWLGPDGQPTAHTEAVTGRVVWMTRIEQEYQLGVVFDAHPAAASRRCLEELCGTLERSTPGLAPLPKQTFDLS, from the coding sequence GTGCAGCAACGGCAGCATCCGCGATTTTCCGTTCACTTGCCGCTGGTGATTGGTACCACCGGGCCGGGTACCGCACGGCATGCGGTGCGGACCAAGGACATTTCGCTCGGTGGCGCGTGCCTCCATGCAGATAGCGATTTTCCCGTCGGCACGGCCTTGACGTTGTATGTGCCTTGGCTAGGGCCAGACGGCCAGCCAACCGCGCATACCGAAGCGGTCACGGGGCGCGTGGTATGGATGACAAGAATTGAGCAAGAGTACCAGCTCGGTGTTGTCTTTGATGCGCATCCAGCAGCGGCGTCAAGGCGGTGTCTGGAGGAGCTATGCGGCACGCTCGAACGCAGCACTCCGGGACTTGCGCCGTTGCCCAAGCAAACCTTTGATTTGTCATAA
- a CDS encoding YXWGXW repeat-containing protein: MKHAPRFVQFSALALALAAGLSGCLVSGSARLSTSGSIAYSEPPPPQEEVVSHRRGYVWIKGRWDWRGGQWVWVAGRWEAERGGYAWEAGRWERRGRNWHWVEGRWVVGAASHGGGHSGGGTVIVSDRPGVSSTTTSPTVRCPDGSITTARCAPVAAPPTYVPPPAPATVVVSDRPGRPSTVVVPPGNWPTQPPPAPQAERVGTARRGYFWQPGRWVWQDGKYSWRAGSWQKAQASKTWSPGRWELRGSVYIWIDGSWN; the protein is encoded by the coding sequence ATGAAACATGCACCAAGATTCGTTCAGTTCTCTGCATTAGCCCTCGCCCTAGCCGCTGGCCTCAGCGGCTGCCTCGTCTCTGGCAGCGCGCGCCTGAGCACGTCGGGGTCGATCGCGTACAGCGAGCCGCCTCCTCCACAAGAAGAAGTAGTCTCACATCGCCGCGGCTATGTATGGATCAAGGGCCGCTGGGATTGGCGCGGCGGCCAATGGGTGTGGGTTGCTGGTCGATGGGAAGCTGAACGCGGCGGCTACGCCTGGGAGGCAGGCCGATGGGAACGCCGCGGCCGCAATTGGCATTGGGTTGAAGGTCGCTGGGTCGTCGGCGCCGCGAGCCATGGCGGTGGTCACAGCGGCGGCGGTACGGTCATCGTATCGGATCGGCCAGGCGTGAGCAGTACGACCACTAGCCCCACGGTCCGTTGTCCCGATGGTTCGATCACGACGGCGCGCTGCGCGCCCGTAGCGGCACCTCCAACGTACGTCCCACCACCGGCGCCCGCAACCGTAGTTGTCTCTGACCGACCTGGAAGGCCGAGCACCGTTGTCGTGCCACCGGGCAACTGGCCAACGCAGCCACCGCCTGCGCCGCAAGCGGAACGCGTTGGCACTGCGCGCAGGGGCTATTTCTGGCAACCCGGTCGCTGGGTGTGGCAAGACGGCAAGTATTCGTGGCGCGCTGGCAGCTGGCAGAAGGCCCAAGCCTCAAAGACGTGGTCGCCTGGTCGCTGGGAGCTGCGTGGTAGCGTGTACATCTGGATCGACGGCTCCTGGAATTAA
- a CDS encoding HAD family phosphatase: MFAAVCFDLDGTLIDSESLTAEAMARVFWRDQGVALDEADRAQIVGHSWAAIDVHLRAKHPALTWSRAQMIAATAAERERVFAEANLAGIPGAAAAVARCAGLKRALVTGSSRVEAIQALRLLDLVAAFDAVVTADDVATSKPSPEGYLKALHEMRIKPSAAIVVEDSEPGIAAGRAAGCFVVAVRAGAHPSHRHDAAHIQLTSLDDLTPEALRQWAGQWTI; this comes from the coding sequence ATGTTTGCGGCGGTTTGTTTTGATCTCGACGGCACCTTAATCGATAGCGAGTCGCTTACCGCCGAGGCTATGGCGCGCGTGTTCTGGCGCGATCAAGGCGTCGCGCTCGATGAGGCGGATCGGGCGCAGATCGTCGGCCATTCATGGGCCGCCATCGACGTGCATCTTCGCGCCAAGCATCCTGCGTTGACCTGGAGCCGCGCACAAATGATTGCCGCTACCGCCGCGGAGCGCGAGCGCGTTTTCGCCGAGGCCAATCTGGCAGGAATCCCCGGCGCGGCGGCCGCGGTTGCCAGATGCGCGGGCCTCAAGCGCGCGCTGGTGACCGGCAGCTCGCGGGTGGAGGCCATCCAGGCCTTGCGCCTGCTAGATCTTGTGGCGGCGTTTGATGCCGTGGTTACCGCCGACGATGTGGCCACGAGCAAGCCGTCGCCCGAGGGCTATCTCAAGGCCCTGCATGAAATGCGCATCAAGCCAAGCGCCGCGATCGTGGTGGAAGATTCTGAGCCCGGCATTGCCGCGGGACGCGCCGCGGGGTGCTTTGTCGTCGCCGTGCGCGCCGGCGCCCATCCCAGCCATCGTCACGACGCGGCCCACATTCAGTTGACGTCGCTTGATGACCTCACGCCAGAGGCCCTGCGCCAATGGGCGGGACAATGGACGATTTAG
- the gap gene encoding type I glyceraldehyde-3-phosphate dehydrogenase yields the protein MAKVKIGINGFGRIGRGFARCLADQRDAFDLVLINDLTDVATLRHLLQHDSVHGKYPGVVAVDGEGLSINGDRVAISAERDPANIPWAKHGVDVVIEATGHFTDREKAAKHLGGAKKVIISAPAKSPDVTLCCGINLEAYVPASHHVISNASCTTNCLAPVTKVLHEAFGIVSGIMTTVHSYTNDQQILDLPHKDLRRARAAALSMIPTTTGAAKALKEVLPVMAGKLDGFAVRVPTPNVSMIDLTVRLEKAATVAQVTAAFTAAAAGPLKGILAVTEEPLVSCDYNGNRHSATVDLPLTIAMGDQVKVIAWYDNEMGYSQRLFDLTRFVASRL from the coding sequence ATGGCAAAGGTGAAAATTGGCATCAACGGATTTGGTCGAATCGGGCGCGGCTTTGCGCGTTGTTTGGCGGATCAACGCGACGCCTTTGACCTCGTGCTGATCAACGACCTGACCGACGTCGCGACGCTGCGGCACTTGCTGCAGCACGACTCGGTGCACGGCAAATACCCCGGGGTGGTTGCGGTGGATGGCGAAGGGCTGTCGATCAACGGCGATCGCGTGGCGATTTCGGCAGAAAGAGACCCCGCCAACATTCCGTGGGCGAAGCACGGCGTCGACGTCGTGATCGAGGCGACGGGCCATTTTACCGATCGCGAGAAGGCCGCCAAGCACCTCGGGGGCGCCAAAAAAGTCATCATCAGCGCGCCGGCCAAGTCGCCCGACGTGACCCTGTGTTGTGGCATCAATCTTGAGGCGTATGTGCCTGCGTCGCATCACGTAATTTCCAACGCCTCGTGCACCACCAATTGCCTGGCGCCGGTCACCAAGGTGCTCCACGAGGCCTTTGGCATCGTCTCGGGCATCATGACCACGGTGCATTCCTATACCAACGATCAACAAATCCTCGATTTGCCGCACAAAGATCTGCGGCGCGCGCGAGCCGCAGCGTTGTCGATGATTCCCACCACCACCGGCGCCGCCAAGGCGCTCAAAGAGGTGTTGCCGGTGATGGCCGGCAAGCTTGACGGTTTCGCGGTGCGGGTGCCGACGCCGAACGTCTCGATGATCGACTTGACGGTGCGCCTTGAGAAAGCCGCGACAGTCGCGCAAGTCACCGCCGCCTTCACGGCGGCCGCGGCGGGGCCGCTTAAGGGCATCTTGGCGGTAACCGAGGAGCCGCTGGTGTCGTGCGATTACAATGGCAACCGCCACTCGGCGACGGTGGATCTGCCGCTGACGATCGCGATGGGCGATCAGGTCAAGGTGATTGCCTGGTATGACAATGAGATGGGCTATTCACAGCGCCTCTTTGATCTCACGCGCTTTGTCGCGTCACGCCTGTAA
- a CDS encoding TIGR04563 family protein, which produces MAGSDKRKQSLYFPEDMLKEIQEEANRQDRSLSWIVQKAWKIARKEIMKYPSVNEFPGEEDEKEIA; this is translated from the coding sequence ATGGCAGGATCTGACAAACGCAAGCAATCCCTCTACTTCCCCGAAGACATGCTCAAGGAAATCCAGGAAGAAGCGAATCGCCAAGATCGCTCGCTTTCGTGGATCGTGCAAAAAGCATGGAAGATCGCGCGGAAAGAAATCATGAAATACCCGTCGGTGAATGAATTTCCCGGCGAGGAAGACGAGAAGGAAATCGCCTGA
- a CDS encoding YqgE/AlgH family protein, whose translation MEPARERLAQKHMITTLAPGLLVAMPRMGDPNFQRSVVLLLAHGDDGSMGLVLNQPTELLTHKLLENLEVPWQGERTARVHKGGPVEMRVGWVLHSPVAAPWELVTTDGSRPVPIMAGMALSTSPDLLKALAQRPPEHIRVLLGHSGWGPGQLANEISSGAWLFADATPELVFETAPSLLWERSLSTLGIAAGSLISGQGVN comes from the coding sequence ATGGAGCCCGCGCGTGAGCGCCTGGCTCAAAAACATATGATCACGACACTTGCCCCCGGTTTGCTCGTCGCCATGCCGCGCATGGGCGATCCTAATTTTCAGCGCTCGGTCGTGTTACTGCTGGCCCATGGCGACGACGGGTCGATGGGGCTAGTCCTCAACCAGCCAACCGAGCTGCTCACCCACAAGCTACTCGAAAACCTTGAGGTGCCATGGCAGGGCGAGCGCACCGCGCGCGTGCACAAAGGTGGCCCGGTTGAGATGCGCGTTGGCTGGGTGCTGCATTCCCCTGTGGCGGCGCCGTGGGAGCTTGTTACGACCGACGGCTCGCGCCCAGTGCCAATCATGGCCGGCATGGCGCTCTCGACATCGCCCGATCTTCTTAAGGCCCTGGCGCAGCGCCCGCCCGAGCATATCCGCGTGTTGCTAGGCCATAGCGGCTGGGGGCCTGGGCAGCTCGCCAACGAGATCAGCAGCGGCGCATGGTTGTTCGCTGATGCAACGCCCGAGCTCGTTTTCGAGACCGCGCCGAGCTTGCTCTGGGAGCGCTCGCTATCGACGCTTGGCATTGCCGCTGGTTCGTTAATCAGCGGGCAGGGCGTTAATTAG
- the trxA gene encoding thioredoxin produces MIRACTACGQKNRIPAKHLANVGVCGACKAALGATAWPLNVNEAEFRDIVAHATVPVLVDFWAEWCGPCRMAAPQLEQVAGAMAGRALVVKVNTEVETGLARQYNISSIPYFMVFSHGRPVKQQAGLVPAAEMQRWLQAESHELGRA; encoded by the coding sequence ATGATCCGAGCGTGCACCGCGTGTGGCCAAAAAAATCGCATTCCCGCCAAGCATCTGGCGAACGTGGGGGTGTGCGGCGCGTGCAAGGCGGCGTTGGGCGCTACCGCGTGGCCGCTGAATGTAAATGAGGCGGAGTTTCGCGACATTGTAGCCCATGCCACGGTGCCCGTCTTGGTCGATTTCTGGGCGGAGTGGTGCGGTCCATGTCGCATGGCGGCCCCGCAGCTTGAGCAAGTAGCTGGGGCCATGGCCGGCCGCGCGCTGGTGGTCAAGGTAAATACCGAAGTCGAGACCGGCCTGGCGCGGCAATACAACATTTCAAGCATTCCCTATTTCATGGTGTTTTCCCACGGCCGCCCGGTGAAGCAACAGGCCGGGCTGGTGCCAGCCGCCGAAATGCAGCGTTGGCTGCAAGCGGAATCCCACGAACTTGGTCGCGCCTAG
- a CDS encoding phosphoglycerate kinase, translating into MALPNGIKNLSELPVEGQRVFVRVDYNVPLTPGGEVADDARILATLPTLQALRQRGARILLGSHLGRPGGKATPKYSLEPVAARLAALLGAEVTLADEPVGDGARKVAADVRDGEISMLENLRFDAREEANDDDFSRELASYCDVYVNDAFGTAHRAHASTAGMVKYVREFGAGLVMAKEIEVLSHLLGKVEEPYVAVVGGAKVSDKVEVLEALLGKIASLVIGGAMANTFLAAQGHALGKSRVEEDKLALARNLLRKAGERKVKVYLPTDVTAAASLDATSGQVVTVAKFPDQLMALDIGPATIATYCDVLRGARTIFWNGPMGRFETPAFADGTLAVARAMAAHKLAYTVVGGGDSAAAVAQAGLAEGMTHVSTGGGASLEFIQGLALPGIEALRRLDT; encoded by the coding sequence ATGGCACTACCCAACGGCATCAAGAACCTCAGCGAATTGCCCGTCGAAGGGCAGCGCGTCTTTGTGCGCGTTGACTACAACGTGCCGCTGACGCCAGGTGGCGAGGTGGCCGACGACGCGCGGATTCTTGCGACGCTGCCGACCCTGCAAGCGCTGCGTCAGCGGGGTGCGCGCATCTTGCTAGGCTCGCATCTCGGGCGGCCGGGGGGCAAGGCGACGCCGAAGTACTCGCTCGAGCCGGTGGCGGCCCGGCTCGCGGCCTTGCTCGGCGCCGAGGTGACGTTGGCTGATGAGCCGGTGGGCGATGGGGCGCGCAAGGTGGCGGCCGACGTGCGCGATGGCGAAATTTCGATGCTCGAGAACTTGCGGTTTGACGCGCGCGAAGAGGCCAACGACGACGATTTTTCCCGCGAGCTAGCCTCCTATTGCGACGTGTACGTAAACGATGCCTTTGGCACCGCTCACCGCGCCCATGCCTCGACGGCGGGGATGGTTAAGTACGTGCGCGAGTTTGGCGCGGGCCTGGTGATGGCCAAGGAGATCGAGGTGTTGTCGCACCTGCTCGGCAAGGTCGAGGAGCCGTATGTGGCGGTGGTCGGCGGCGCCAAAGTTTCCGATAAGGTCGAGGTGCTTGAGGCCTTGCTCGGCAAGATCGCGAGTTTGGTGATTGGCGGCGCGATGGCCAATACGTTTCTCGCCGCGCAAGGCCACGCGCTCGGCAAGAGCCGCGTCGAAGAAGATAAGCTTGCGCTCGCGCGCAATCTGCTGCGCAAGGCCGGCGAGCGCAAGGTCAAGGTCTATCTCCCCACCGACGTGACCGCGGCCGCGTCGCTCGACGCCACGAGCGGGCAAGTCGTAACCGTCGCTAAGTTTCCGGACCAGCTGATGGCGCTCGATATTGGCCCCGCGACGATTGCGACCTATTGCGACGTCTTGCGCGGCGCACGCACCATTTTTTGGAACGGGCCGATGGGCCGGTTTGAAACGCCAGCGTTCGCCGATGGCACCCTGGCGGTGGCGCGCGCGATGGCGGCGCACAAGCTTGCCTATACCGTGGTGGGTGGTGGCGACAGCGCCGCGGCGGTGGCGCAGGCGGGGCTGGCCGAGGGCATGACCCATGTCTCTACGGGCGGCGGCGCGTCGCTCGAGTTTATTCAGGGACTTGCCTTGCCGGGCATTGAGGCGCTGCGCCGACTCGACACGTAG
- a CDS encoding diguanylate cyclase, translating to MPRLIVLDPSQAVAVIAEELAERFRYTLLHNVSVSDQQPGDVVLLTASAVAGQSPVAASLDVLVDARKVLLGDPEHAAKIASASSQVGAHTVVLSPYWVESFAEILAPAPANCGTDVARARALMSVSVMDVTDEATREGLARVAHAFLSEDAIVWWREQETMRPRTARQPPESGYRTSIATAARIAAAADCTVVLVVGSEVRSVAAIALSVGNNEVNGLFAVVADRARQFSLQEREDLRAFAPRVAREFSWRAGYLRLVAEGDGLRTSILHDPLTGMLTRVALEQASTQEVAAAQRRGESLSLLVFDIVGMRRLNLRLGHSVGDELLARLAARLRTNVRSNDQVGRYGGDELAVLLAGANMTQAKVVAEKLLAALVSPPFEIDGNVIDLQLRAVVAPIAAGERSGEAAFARAAAHLKQATPGVVVAEIGDERQSGDVGQAALSIGATLGGTYRVRHELSRGAMGVVYRGEDIGLGRAVAIKVLRSDLASDLELVERFRAEAAMLASLRHNNLVQVYALGEHGGDVYFVMELVEGQPLSDVLRSLVDRGEWFPPAAIAQIALEIGDAPRRDARRRAHPSRRQARQYSARSR from the coding sequence GTGCCTCGCTTGATCGTGCTCGACCCAAGCCAAGCGGTCGCCGTCATCGCCGAGGAGCTTGCGGAACGGTTTCGCTATACCTTGCTGCACAACGTCTCGGTCAGCGATCAGCAACCCGGTGATGTCGTGTTGCTGACGGCGTCCGCCGTCGCAGGGCAGTCGCCGGTGGCCGCCTCGCTAGACGTCTTGGTGGACGCGCGCAAGGTGTTGCTCGGTGACCCAGAGCACGCCGCCAAGATTGCGTCGGCGAGCTCGCAGGTCGGGGCACACACGGTGGTGTTGTCGCCGTACTGGGTCGAATCATTTGCCGAGATCTTGGCCCCGGCGCCCGCCAACTGTGGCACCGATGTCGCGCGGGCACGCGCGCTGATGAGCGTTTCGGTCATGGACGTGACCGATGAGGCCACCCGCGAGGGCCTGGCGCGCGTCGCGCATGCGTTTCTCAGCGAGGATGCGATCGTGTGGTGGCGCGAGCAGGAGACCATGCGGCCCCGCACCGCGCGGCAACCCCCAGAGTCCGGTTATCGGACATCTATTGCGACCGCCGCGCGCATCGCCGCGGCGGCCGACTGCACCGTGGTGCTGGTTGTGGGCAGCGAGGTCCGCTCCGTGGCGGCGATCGCGCTGTCGGTCGGCAACAACGAGGTGAATGGGTTGTTCGCGGTGGTGGCAGATCGGGCGCGCCAATTTTCGCTGCAAGAGCGCGAGGATTTGCGGGCGTTTGCGCCGCGCGTCGCACGTGAGTTTTCATGGCGCGCGGGCTACCTGCGGCTCGTCGCCGAAGGTGACGGCCTGCGGACCAGCATCTTACATGACCCCCTCACCGGCATGCTGACGCGCGTGGCGCTGGAGCAGGCGTCGACGCAGGAAGTGGCCGCGGCGCAACGCCGGGGCGAGTCGCTTTCGTTACTGGTTTTTGACATCGTCGGGATGCGGCGGCTCAACCTTCGGCTCGGGCATAGCGTTGGCGATGAATTGTTGGCGCGGTTAGCCGCGCGCCTTCGCACCAATGTGCGCAGCAATGACCAAGTTGGGCGCTATGGCGGCGATGAGCTCGCCGTGTTGTTGGCGGGGGCCAACATGACCCAGGCCAAGGTCGTGGCCGAGAAGCTCTTGGCGGCGTTGGTGAGCCCGCCGTTCGAAATCGACGGCAACGTTATCGATCTCCAACTTCGCGCGGTCGTCGCGCCGATTGCCGCGGGCGAACGCAGCGGCGAGGCGGCCTTTGCGCGCGCGGCCGCGCACCTCAAGCAGGCGACGCCCGGCGTCGTGGTGGCGGAGATCGGCGACGAGCGCCAGAGCGGCGATGTCGGCCAGGCAGCGCTCTCGATTGGGGCGACGTTAGGCGGCACGTATCGCGTGCGCCACGAGTTGTCACGCGGCGCCATGGGCGTGGTGTATCGCGGCGAAGACATTGGCCTTGGCCGCGCGGTGGCGATCAAGGTCTTGCGTTCCGATCTTGCCAGCGACCTCGAGCTGGTCGAACGATTTCGCGCCGAGGCGGCCATGCTCGCGTCGCTGCGGCACAACAACCTCGTGCAAGTTTACGCGCTTGGCGAGCATGGGGGCGACGTCTACTTTGTGATGGAGTTGGTCGAGGGCCAGCCACTTTCCGACGTCTTGCGGAGCTTGGTCGATCGAGGTGAGTGGTTTCCGCCGGCCGCCATCGCCCAAATTGCG
- a CDS encoding enoyl-CoA hydratase/isomerase family protein: MSVLVAKQDHVATVTLNRPDARNALSRDVNERLIAIAAELAADDDVRVCIITGAGEQAFCAGADLKERKGVTAAQTAPYLEAIAGACNAWAGLAKPTIAAMNGSAYGGGLELALACDFRLGVVGSEVGLTEVRLGIMPGAGGTQRLPRIVGVAAAKELIMLGRRISNERAAAMGVLNEVAPRGEFAALVQRYVDDLLACAPLSVKMAKAAIERGLHLPLAEALAVERASYEVTLFSEDRNEGLAAFAEKRPPRFSGK; the protein is encoded by the coding sequence ATGAGCGTCCTCGTTGCCAAGCAAGATCACGTCGCCACCGTCACGCTAAATCGCCCTGATGCGCGCAACGCGCTGTCGCGTGACGTCAATGAGCGCCTGATCGCGATTGCGGCGGAGCTGGCGGCAGATGACGACGTTCGCGTTTGCATCATCACGGGAGCCGGCGAGCAGGCATTTTGCGCCGGCGCGGATCTTAAGGAACGCAAGGGCGTGACGGCGGCGCAAACCGCTCCCTATCTCGAGGCCATCGCGGGCGCGTGCAATGCGTGGGCTGGCTTAGCGAAACCGACGATCGCGGCGATGAATGGCTCGGCGTATGGCGGCGGGCTCGAGCTCGCGTTGGCTTGCGATTTTCGCCTCGGCGTGGTCGGCAGTGAGGTCGGCCTGACCGAGGTCCGCCTCGGCATTATGCCGGGCGCCGGCGGCACCCAACGCTTGCCCCGCATTGTCGGGGTGGCGGCGGCCAAGGAGCTCATCATGCTCGGGCGACGCATTTCTAACGAGCGCGCCGCGGCCATGGGCGTGCTCAACGAGGTGGCCCCTCGCGGCGAATTTGCCGCTTTGGTTCAGCGCTACGTCGACGACCTGTTGGCGTGTGCACCTTTGTCGGTGAAGATGGCCAAGGCCGCGATCGAGCGCGGGCTGCATCTGCCGCTAGCTGAAGCGCTGGCCGTGGAGCGCGCGAGTTACGAGGTGACGCTGTTTAGCGAGGATCGCAACGAGGGGCTGGCCGCGTTTGCCGAGAAGCGGCCGCCGCGGTTCTCTGGCAAGTAG